One Papaver somniferum cultivar HN1 chromosome 10, ASM357369v1, whole genome shotgun sequence genomic window carries:
- the LOC113317742 gene encoding uncharacterized protein LOC113317742, producing MRMWNSESRIEDIDLNAQDFWIKFELGGDLVEKGYVAKQVAEKVGRVFTLIGPLNSQEEYQAHVLTDLKKILVHQVKIIILDGLDRDIIKTRIFFMVIPHGTCRRCWFVDGDHSEEKCRQIIIAYKNSFPKVYVYNKEVEDAGSVNEEFHQQDAQNGNRMKSLATAAASLQIYDNEFDKVDYQTRGVKRRRIDNDYSFNEEENESGRSANVGIIGDGRRNASEGQTAITVISEERDQNA from the coding sequence ATGCGCATGTGGAACAGTGAATCAAGAATTGAGGATATTGATTTAAATGCTCAAGATTTCTGGATCAAGTTTGAACTTGGAGGTGATTTGGTGGAGAAAGGTTATGTGGCTAAACAAGTTGCTGAAAAAGTGGGAAGAGTGTTCACTCTTATTGGTCCTCTGAACTCTCAAGAGGAGTACCAAGCTCATGTTCTTACTGATCTAAAGAAGATTCTGGTTCATCAAGTCAAAATAATTATTCTTGATGGATTGGACAGAGACATAATCAAAACTAGAATCTTCTTCATGGTGATTCCACATGGTACATGCAGGAGGTGTTGGTTTGTAGATGGTGACCATTCTGAAGAAAAGTGTAGACAAATAATTATTGCTTACAAAAATAGTTTCCCTAAGGTATATGTCTATAATAAAGAGGTTGAGGATGCAGGGAGTGTAAATGAGGAATTCCATCAGCAAGATGCTCAAAATGGGAATAGAATGAAGTCTCTAGCAACAGCTGCAGCAAGCCTTCAAATTTATGACAATGAATTTGACAAAGTGGATTACCAAACTAGAGGCGTCAAAAGGAGAAGGATTGATAATGATTATTCTTTTAATGAAGAGGAGAATGAAAGTGGTAGAAGTGCAAATGTTGGTATTATTGGGGATGGAAGAAGGAATGCAAGTGAAGGTCAAACTGCAATCACAGTCATCAGTGAAGAAAGGGATCAAAATGCATAG